The DNA segment TAACTGCTAGCTGTCCAGCTTTAAGGTCGTCTTCAATAGCTTTTTTATATAAAAATGAGATTCCTACATCTTTTTTTACAAGCTCTTTTATAACATTTATATTCTCTATCTCATATTTCTTTTTAAAATTGCTTATGGACAGATTATTTTCATACAAGATCTTTTCAAATATATCCCTGCTTCCAGAACCAGCTTCACGAAGAATAAGCCTTTCACTTAAAAGATCTTCAAAGGAACATTTCTTCTGAGCAATGGGATTATCAACTGAACACACTCCAACAAAAGTTTCCTTTGCAAAAACTATGGACTCATAATCAGTTTTCTCAAAAAATCCCTCTATAAGAGCAAATTCAATATTGCCATTTTTTAATTCTTCCAAAAGTTCTCTAGTATCCCTTATCATAAAATTAATATTTACATCTGGATAATCTATGGAGAGCTTTTCCATTATCTTTGGCATTGCATATTCACCAATTGTAAGAGTAGCTCCAAAGTGCAGTGTTCTTTTTACATAACCTAATTCTGTGATCTCTTCCTGAATTTTTTTTGAATCAGAACTCAAAGTCAGAAGATATTTATATAAAATCTTGCCCTGCTCAGTCATTGTAAGTACTTTTTTATTATAGTTAAAAAGCTTACACTGATAGAACTCTTCAAGATGTTTTATATGCTGTGTTACTGCTGGCTGAGTCATGTGTAAATTCTCAGCAGTCTTGGTATAATTCCTTGTTTTGCACAGTTCTATAAAGGTATTTACTCTAAAATCAAGCATTATCCTTCCCCTTTCATAGCTATAATTTATTATTATACACATATAATAATATATAATTTTATTTTATGCTATTTTCGTGATAAAATCAACATGAAAAAAATAAATATTAATAAATATCTAATAGGAGGCATATTATGAATTTTAAATTTTCTGAGGAACAAAAGTTATTTTTAGACAAAGTATCACAAATAGCTAAAAAAGATGTCGCACCTATGGCAGCTCAAACTGATAAAGAGGCACGTTTTCCAAAAGAGGTAATTGAAAAACTTGCTCATGAAGGAATTATGGGTATCCCATTTGATAAAAAATATGGTGGATTGGGAATGAATAATGAAACATATGCAGCTGCAGTAGAGGAGCTATCAAAAGTATGTGCCTCAACTGGTGTAATTATGTCAGCTCACACATCTCTATGTGCCTGGCCAATTGCAACTTATGGAAATGAATCTCAAAAAGAAAAATACCTTGTTCCACTTGCTACAGGTAAAAAAATCGGAGCTTTTGGTTGGACAGAAGCTGAAGCAGGTACTAGAACAACAGCAATTAAAGAGGGAAAAAACTATATTTTAAATGGTAAAAAAGTTCTTATTACAAACTCTCACGAAGCAGAAATTTTTGTTGTATTTGCTAAAACAGATTTTGAAAAAAATACTCTAACAGCATTTATTCTTGAAAAAGGAACTGAAGGATTTTCAGTAGGAGAAGCTGAAGATAAAATGGGAGTAAGAGGTTCTTCAACAGCTGAACTTCATTTTAACAACTGTATTATCCCAGAAGAAAACATCCTTGGTAATGTAGGTGAAGGACTTAAAGTAGCTATGACTACACTTAATGGTGGTAGAATAGGTGTAGCTGCTCAAGCTGTTGGTATCGCTCAAGGTGCACTAGATGCAGCAATTGATTATGTAAAGTCAAGAATGCAAATGGGACAACCAATATCTCATCACCAAAACATCCAATTTACAATAGCTGATCTTCAAACTAAGATAGATGCAGCAAGACTTATGGTACAAAGAGCTGCAAATGCAAAAGATGCCAATGAAGATTATGGATATATGGCATCAATGGCTAAATTATTTGCTTCTGAAGTAGCTATGGAAACTACTACTAAAGCTGTTCAGTTATTTGGTGGAAATGGATATTCTAAAAAATTCCCAGTTGAAAGAATGATGAGAGATGCTAAAATAACAGAGATCTATGAGGGAACTTCAGAAGTTCAAAAAGTTGTAATTGCAGGACATATGAATATTAAATAGAAATATTAAGTTAATCATTTACATAATCTATTTTATCCCATATAATATATAACAGAATATAAAGGTTTGGTGATTTATTTGAGAAAAGAGATTAGTTTTTATAATTCTGTTATGAAAAATGGTACGTCAAAGGGACAGATTAACACATTTAAAAAGAAGATAAAATTTATTGGAAGAAATATTCTATTTTTTAACCATTCTAAGAAAATAGCTGATTTTCTTATGACTCACAGATTTTTAAAAAATGAGGTATACAGATATCCAGCTTTATGTAGCAAGATTCACAGACCTTATATTACAAATTTTTTAAAAATTCATGATAAGGTAGATATTATTATCTCTTCATATAAGTTTCTGGATAATTTTTTCAACGATGCAACTTTAGAGACTCTTTATAAAAATGGTGAGATGAAGATATGTGATGTTATTGGAAAAAATGAAGATAGTTTTTCTATTGTTTTAAATCTTTATACTAACTTTGAAAAAGAGGGAGAATTTAATCTTACTTGCTATAACAGTGATAGTAAGATGCTTGCTAAGATGACCTTT comes from the Fusobacterium sp. DD2 genome and includes:
- a CDS encoding DUF535 family protein; its protein translation is MKNGTSKGQINTFKKKIKFIGRNILFFNHSKKIADFLMTHRFLKNEVYRYPALCSKIHRPYITNFLKIHDKVDIIISSYKFLDNFFNDATLETLYKNGEMKICDVIGKNEDSFSIVLNLYTNFEKEGEFNLTCYNSDSKMLAKMTFAMKGNKIIIGGLQGLEKGEDPEIIKTATKSLYGTFPKKLLIEALYDLFPQCEKIAVGNESHIYLSARYKFKKYRTINADYDDFWESLNGHKEGVMWSLPQEIERKNIEDVPSKKRSMYNNRFRVLDEMKASIDKFLTDNKR
- a CDS encoding LysR family transcriptional regulator, producing the protein MLDFRVNTFIELCKTRNYTKTAENLHMTQPAVTQHIKHLEEFYQCKLFNYNKKVLTMTEQGKILYKYLLTLSSDSKKIQEEITELGYVKRTLHFGATLTIGEYAMPKIMEKLSIDYPDVNINFMIRDTRELLEELKNGNIEFALIEGFFEKTDYESIVFAKETFVGVCSVDNPIAQKKCSFEDLLSERLILREAGSGSRDIFEKILYENNLSISNFKKKYEIENINVIKELVKKDVGISFLYKKAIEDDLKAGQLAVIDVKNSEEEREFNFVFMKNSFHKKEYKQWFNIMKKIYNTYLK
- a CDS encoding acyl-CoA dehydrogenase family protein, translating into MNFKFSEEQKLFLDKVSQIAKKDVAPMAAQTDKEARFPKEVIEKLAHEGIMGIPFDKKYGGLGMNNETYAAAVEELSKVCASTGVIMSAHTSLCAWPIATYGNESQKEKYLVPLATGKKIGAFGWTEAEAGTRTTAIKEGKNYILNGKKVLITNSHEAEIFVVFAKTDFEKNTLTAFILEKGTEGFSVGEAEDKMGVRGSSTAELHFNNCIIPEENILGNVGEGLKVAMTTLNGGRIGVAAQAVGIAQGALDAAIDYVKSRMQMGQPISHHQNIQFTIADLQTKIDAARLMVQRAANAKDANEDYGYMASMAKLFASEVAMETTTKAVQLFGGNGYSKKFPVERMMRDAKITEIYEGTSEVQKVVIAGHMNIK